Within Claveliimonas bilis, the genomic segment TTCCGGGAGGTGTTCAGATGTTAGGCAAACTGATTCGGTATGATCTGAAATCTACAACCAGATTTCTGATCGTCATTCATATTTTTCTGATTATATTTTCCATACTGGGACGCATATTCCTGACCGGAAGATTTCCTTATGAAGCTGATGATATAAGCGAATTGCTTATTGCTTTGACCTTTACTGTATATATCATCCTGTTTGCGGGCGCTTCATTTGGTACCCTTCTCGTTATAGCAGTAAGATTTTACAAAAATTTATTCTCCGATGAGGGATATCTCACCAATACCCTTCCCGTCACCAAAGGGATGCACTTATTGTCAAAGACACTCTCTGGAACTATATGGTGCGCTATTGATGCTTTCATCCTGTACCTGTGCGCTTTTATCCTGATCGCTATCCCGCCTGTTACCGAAGCTCTCAGCGCTCATTGGGGAGAATTTATCCGGCTTTTGGGATTTTCCAGCCAGAGCAGCTTTCATTTCTTTTTGCTGTATATGGTAGTACTTACCTTCATCGGCGCGGTTGTCAATGTGGTCAGTATCCAGTCAGCCGTCATATTGGGGCAGCTTTTTAACGGTCACAAGGTATTGGGAGCTGTTGTTTCCTATTTTGTCCTTACCACCATCTCCTCGATTGCGGCTACCATACTGATGGGGATTTACGGTCTGCTTACTGATAACCTTATAATAGGTACTGTCGGCAACTCTGACTTTACCTTTGCTTCCTATATGACAAATATATTAAATCTTTCCTTTGCCCTGGAAATTGTATTTGCCATCATACTTTATATTATTTCTTATATTATTATGAAAAAGAAAATCAATTTAAGCTAACCTTGCAGAGAAGGGATATTTGCACAAAAAGGCATATGACTTCTGCAGTATAATCTGCAGCTCGTCATATGCCTTTTTCTTTTTCCTAAAAAAACACTTGAATCAACACCATATAAAGCACAGTGCCTACTCCGATACTTAAAAGGTTATTTCTCTTCCAGGCATGAAGCGCCGCTGTCACAAAGACAGCAGCCGCTTCCGGAATCCCATGGGGCGCTTCTGCCACAGGTGTCGCCCGCAGGCAGTATACCACAAGCATACCGATCACTGCCGGTGTCAGCACTCTTCCAAGATAACGCACCACTTCCGGTATCTCTTTCCCCTTTGGAAATATCAAAAACGGAACGACTCTTGTAGCAAAAGTAGTGGCCGCCACAAGGAAAATAATTACAAATGATACTCCTGCACTTAACGGCATTTTGCCACCTCCTTCTCATCCAGCTTCCTTCGTCCTGCAAAAAGGATCATGATAATAAGAAGCATGGAAGGGAGCACAAAACTGTCGGCTCCGAATATCTGCAGGCAGAGAAACGCTGCCGCCACGCCTATTGTTTCCGGAATCCTGTTTTTGGCATCCATCCACTGTTCCACAAAGATCACCACAAACAGCGCTGTCATGGCAAAGTCGATCCCTTCCGAATTGAAGGGCAGAAAACTTCCTGCAAGTCCTCCAATGGCAGAACCGATTACCCAGTAGGACTGATTCATAATAGAAATCGCAAATAGAAATTTTTCTTCTTCTACTCCTTCCGGTATTTTTGTTGTACATAAAAGGGAATAGGTTTCATCAGTCAGACCGAAGATCATATACCACCTTTTTTTCCCCATCTGATTAAATTTGTCAAGCAGTGATATCCCATAAAATATGTGTCTGATATTTACCATTAAAGTCATGAATATCACTTGTACAAAAGAAATACCCGGCGTAAAAAAATTTACTGCCAGATATTGCCCGGAGCCTGCATATACAAGCAGGCTCATCAATATTGCCCATAAAAAGGAATACCCTTTCTCCGCATACATAACGCCAAAGGCAATCCCAATAAAAAGATATCCCGTCAAAACAGGAATCGTATAAGGAAACGCCTTTCTGAATGCATGTTTGTAACCTGTCATCCCTTATTCCTTTCCTTTATCCGTTGTATATCCTATTTCTTACTTCTCTACCGTGAGGAGGCCTGTTCCAGATCTGTCAGCACCTCTGCAAGCATAGCATCCGATGCAACCGCACCGGCATAATCCTGCTGCACTCCCGCCATAAACTGCTGTACGTCATTATGGGATGCAACCTCTTCTGCTTCTTGTAGGATCTCATCCTCCGCCCCTTCGGAGAGGATCTGCCACTTTCCCTTCTCTTTTCTCAGATACAGTGTTTCCATCCCCGGCACCTCTGTATAAATGTCTTTTATCTTCATAGTATATTTCACAAAGGCAATATAGCAATCCTCATATCTTGCCTTTTTCAGATAGATTGTAAGATTGTTATACCCTTCTGCGAAGCCGTTTTCACTTGTCTTTTGTTCATAATAATCATGGACGGCCTGTTCGATTGCTGTATCCGTATTTTCTTTCAGTGGATTTTCTTCGATCAGCTCCCAGCCTTTGTTTTCTTTCTTCTGAATGTCTTCCTGCAGCTCTGCTGCCGTATCCTTTGTCTCCTGGCTTTTCGCTTTCTCTTTGGTAAGATTGAATCCCGCTGCAGCCAGCACTAACAATATCAGACATCCCGCTGCAATCTTAAGGAGCCTGCCCTTTTTTGCTGTACTGCCGCTGCTTTTCAGTCTTCCCTTCATTTCTACCTCCACTTCTTATTCTGTATGCAGTCTGGCACTAAAAATAATACTCGCTATTTTTTTGAAAGTCAATCTTGTAATTTTGTTCCATTTGTGCTATTATACTACTTGTCTCTGTAGCTCAGTGGATAGAGCACTGCCCTCCGGAGGCAGGTGCGCCAGTTCGACTCTGGTCAGAGACGTAAAGAGCAGTCAGTTTATACCGACTGCTCTTTTTTAATTTGCCAGGAACTCTTTGTTCTTCTTATTCTTTTTCCGGCAGCATGAGTTTCTCCTTCTCCCGGCAATAAAAATAGACCCTGTCAGACAGCACATCCTCTCTGTCAAGCTGCGTCTGATTCATCTCTCTGACGATCAGATCCAGTTCTTCCCAGGAGGGCGCCATACTGACCGGCAGAATGATCACTTCATGGATACTGCTTGGCATTATATAAAAGTCTTTGCCCAGATATTCCCCGATACGCTTCAGACAGGAAGGATAGAGTATGGCTGCTGCGCCAAAATTCCGGCTGCTGTTTGTCAGGATATGGACATCCTCTTCGCCCTGCTCCCATTCTTCCGGGCCTTCCTCCCCTGCCATTTCATATATAACAGTCTGCATAGGCGCAAATTCAGCCGGAAGAAGTCTTGGTGTATTTTGACATGCCTCCCGGTAAACGTCTTCCTTTTTCACATTCCACAGGCGAAGGTGCTCTTCCCCCACAGGCATGAAAGCCGTTTTATCTTCACCATCCAGATTCAGCATTACAAAAAAGATAACAGCCAGATCCAAAAAGGGAACATAGGGGATTCCTCTAAGGTAGTCCTGGTTTTTTCGACAGTTCACTACCCGGTAAATAATCCTCGACCTGACATTTTCATATTCTGTCAGAAATCCTCCCTCCCATCTGTGCGTCACTTTCACATGCTGGTACAGTTCTTTAATCTGACACCCGATTTCTTCCAGAGTATATCCTCTTTGATATCTCTCGAAATATCCCTCCAAATATATCGTCGGAGAAATATTAAGCCCTGGCTCACGGATCACAATACCCTTGCGCTCTCTCCCGTTATTTTTGATCACTGTACGGATACAGATATCCCATTCTTCCGGCAAAGCCTCCCGAAGCCTTTTTTCCAACAGTTCCACGAATTTTTCATATGACATAAAGCTCCTTTCTCCATCAGATGCTTTTGTCTTTTTGCAGATCCAGGCAGATAGATATTATGGTAACTTACATTATAAAAAAGCCCCGCACAAAATGCAAGGCTTTTTCTTTTCTTATTAAAATTCAGATGAATCTGTCTCTGTATACACTTCTCATTATACTCTGGACAAATATTCTCCTGTACGTGTGTCGATCTTCAGAACATCGTCCTGATTTACAAACAGCGGAACCATGATCTGTGCTCCAGTTTCTACGATAGCCGGCTTTGTAGCACCTGTTGCTGTATCTCCCTTCACACCAGGTTCTGTCTCTGTAACTCGCAGCTCTACAGTGATAGGCGGTTCAATAGCAAACACATTTCCCTGATGAGAAATCACTTTTACCGTCTCGTTCTCTTTTACGAATTTCAGAGAATCTCCGACCACATCCGCATTTACTGCCAGCTGGTCATATGTCTCCATATCCATAAAGTTATACAGATCACCGTCTGTATACAAGTACTGCATATCTTTTCTGTCAATATGAGCTGTCTCAAATTTTTCTGTCGGACGGAATGTCTTTTCTACCACGCCGCCGTTTATGATATTTTTTAATTTTGTGCGCACGAAAGCAGCGCCTTTACCAGGTTTTACATGCTGGAAATCCAGGATCTGATAAATATTCCCTTCAATTTCTACAGTCAAACCATTTTTGAAATCACCTGCTGAAACCATTATAATCCTCCTTAAATCGTGCCTTCCCCCGGCACATGGCATTCTTATTCACTTTTACCATTTTATAATAGTTTACTGCTTTTTTCAACCTTTTTTTCCTTTTCCAGGCTTTTCTTATAAAAATGCAGTACAATATTTTCCAGATAGCGCTTCAGAACAATCTGGATTTCTTCCTTAGGATGAATAGGACGTACCAGGATACTGGGAATGCCTGTGCGTTTGGCGCCCCACACATCCGTAAAGAGCTGGTCGCCTATAAACACCGTATCCGACACATCTGTCCCCATAATCTCCATAGCTTTCTTATAATTCTTTGTGGACGGCTTGTGGGCATTATATACATAATCCACCTGAATGGGTTCATTAAAAGTCCTTACCCTTTTTTCCTGATTATTGGAAATCAGACAACAGGAAAACCCGATTTCTTTCAGACGTTTAAAAAGCCGGATGGCCCGTTCATCCGCCGGGGCGCCATGAGGTACAAGTGTATTATCAATATCGAATATCAATCCCCTTATTCCATTTTTATATAATTTTTCAAAGTCTATCACATATGTGGACGCCACATACCGGTCCG encodes:
- a CDS encoding AzlC family ABC transporter permease; its protein translation is MTGYKHAFRKAFPYTIPVLTGYLFIGIAFGVMYAEKGYSFLWAILMSLLVYAGSGQYLAVNFFTPGISFVQVIFMTLMVNIRHIFYGISLLDKFNQMGKKRWYMIFGLTDETYSLLCTTKIPEGVEEEKFLFAISIMNQSYWVIGSAIGGLAGSFLPFNSEGIDFAMTALFVVIFVEQWMDAKNRIPETIGVAAAFLCLQIFGADSFVLPSMLLIIMILFAGRRKLDEKEVAKCR
- a CDS encoding DUF5688 family protein encodes the protein MSYEKFVELLEKRLREALPEEWDICIRTVIKNNGRERKGIVIREPGLNISPTIYLEGYFERYQRGYTLEEIGCQIKELYQHVKVTHRWEGGFLTEYENVRSRIIYRVVNCRKNQDYLRGIPYVPFLDLAVIFFVMLNLDGEDKTAFMPVGEEHLRLWNVKKEDVYREACQNTPRLLPAEFAPMQTVIYEMAGEEGPEEWEQGEEDVHILTNSSRNFGAAAILYPSCLKRIGEYLGKDFYIMPSSIHEVIILPVSMAPSWEELDLIVREMNQTQLDREDVLSDRVYFYCREKEKLMLPEKE
- a CDS encoding branched-chain amino acid transporter permease, translating into MPLSAGVSFVIIFLVAATTFATRVVPFLIFPKGKEIPEVVRYLGRVLTPAVIGMLVVYCLRATPVAEAPHGIPEAAAVFVTAALHAWKRNNLLSIGVGTVLYMVLIQVFF
- a CDS encoding YqeG family HAD IIIA-type phosphatase, which encodes MFEKFFPDRYVASTYVIDFEKLYKNGIRGLIFDIDNTLVPHGAPADERAIRLFKRLKEIGFSCCLISNNQEKRVRTFNEPIQVDYVYNAHKPSTKNYKKAMEIMGTDVSDTVFIGDQLFTDVWGAKRTGIPSILVRPIHPKEEIQIVLKRYLENIVLHFYKKSLEKEKKVEKSSKLL
- the efp gene encoding elongation factor P: MVSAGDFKNGLTVEIEGNIYQILDFQHVKPGKGAAFVRTKLKNIINGGVVEKTFRPTEKFETAHIDRKDMQYLYTDGDLYNFMDMETYDQLAVNADVVGDSLKFVKENETVKVISHQGNVFAIEPPITVELRVTETEPGVKGDTATGATKPAIVETGAQIMVPLFVNQDDVLKIDTRTGEYLSRV